A stretch of the Argentina anserina chromosome 6, drPotAnse1.1, whole genome shotgun sequence genome encodes the following:
- the LOC126801138 gene encoding choline-phosphate cytidylyltransferase 1: MAEVAAQPKDTSPTTATTTRNSDPDDNRLVRVYADGIYDLFHFGHARSLEQAKLSFPNTYLLVGVCNDDTTHKYKGKTVMTESERYESLRHCKWVDEVIPDAPWVINQEFLDKHNIEYVAHDSLPYADASGAGKDVYEFVKAVGRFKETKRTEGISTSDIIMRIVKDYNQYVLRNLDRGYTRKELGVSFVKEKRLRVNMRLKKLQEKVKEQQEKVGEKIQTVAMHRNEWVENADRWVAGFLEMFEEGCHKMGTAIIDRFQERLRGQQSAGLLENGQEITDDDAEEYYDDEDEEDYDEEEYYDDEEYYEEVYGKDSNNEREGSGNGQSQKEKEEK, from the exons ATGGCAGAGGTTGCTGCTCAGCCCAAAGATACTTCTCCCACCACCGCCACTACTACTAGGAATTCCGATCCCGACGACAACCGTCTCGTCCGCGTATACGCCGATGGGATCTACGATctcttccacttcggccatgCTCGCTCTCTTGAGCAAGCCAAATTATC GTTCCCTAATACCTATTTGCTCGTTGGTGTTTGCAATGATGATACCACTCACAAGTATAAGGGGAAAACTGTTATGACGGAGTCCGAACGATATGAATCTCTTCGTCATTGCAA GTGGGTGGATGAAGTCATTCCTGATGCACCGTGGGTAATCAATCAAGAATTTCTTGACAAACATAATATCGAATATGTAGCCCATGACTCTCTACC TTATGCTGATGCAAGTGGAGCAGGAAAGGATGTATATGAATTT GTCAAAGCAGTTGGCAGGTTTAAGGAGACTAAAAGAACTGAAGGGATATCGACATCAGACATTATAATGAGGATTGTAAAAGATTATAACCAGTATGTGTTGCGTAACTTGGATCGTGGGTATACTAGAAAAGAGCTTGGAGTTAGTTTCGTGAAG GAAAAACGATTGAGGGTGAACATGAGATTGAAGAAGTTACAGGAGAAAGTGAAGGAACAACAAGAAAAAGTTGGAGAAAAG ATTCAAACAGTTGCTATGCATCGTAATGAATGGGTAGAAAATGCTGATCGCTGGGTTGCTGGATTTCTTGAGATGTTTGAAGAAGGTTGCCATAAAATG GGCACTGCCATTATAGATAGATTTCAAGAGCGATTGAGAGGGCAGCAGTCAGCAGGTCTGCTGGAGAATGGTCAGGAGATTACCGATGATGATGCTGAAGAATATTacgatgatgaagatgaagaggaTTATGATGAGGAAGAATATTATGACGATGAAGAGTATTATGAAGAGGTATATGGGAAAGACTCAAATAATGAGAGAGAGGGCAGTGGTAACGGACAGAgtcagaaagaaaaagaggagaAATAA